A stretch of the Candidatus Thermoplasmatota archaeon genome encodes the following:
- a CDS encoding ATP-dependent DNA helicase has protein sequence MHPFPYPPRPHQAQVVERVEEACRAGAHLVFESGTGTGKTVCVLAGTLPSAERLGKRVLYLTRTNSQQRHVLEEFRRLRTADPSATWTAVGLQGRRHLCLLAREDAEFEHASTDELAHMCRDRKRATEGAVASDPDLADDALPVVGPADCRYYRATLAGRSAALLSLARREVLSAEDIVAAALAEGCCAYEATRELLPAATLVVASYPYWFHAPLRRALLSWMRCGPRDLVVVVDEAHNLPAYARELGGAELPLAAIDRALAETREFGDVALQGVPASRLLSVLRAAVEDLVREHVADEDGPLPEGELEARLLSGLRTTSRTLAKAVAALIAYGESVRVRKRKASRMPRSYAGSVGAFLVAWAACEPPGCIQVVARDPPRLVLASLDAAAACQPLVEAHATVHLSGTLTPLQEYRDAVGLPPDTRLASFPSPFPPENRLARYVRDLSTRHEALSRDPMLFPRLVAQIDRMVNGAGRPAAVFFTSHALMRKAARLTRLPRVFLEEEDLGQEALMRRIQAFKREGGALFAVLGGRISEGLDFPAGELELVVVAGLPYPRPTYRLRALERYFDLRFGKGFEYAIHAPMQRKVRQAAGRLIRSPQDRGALVVLDDRAERLASVLDGLEPCEDPLRDVLDFFAQEVPTQRL, from the coding sequence GTGCATCCCTTCCCCTACCCGCCTCGCCCCCACCAGGCGCAGGTCGTCGAGCGGGTCGAGGAAGCCTGCCGCGCCGGGGCTCACCTCGTTTTCGAATCTGGAACCGGGACCGGCAAGACCGTGTGCGTGCTCGCCGGCACGCTCCCTTCCGCCGAGCGCCTCGGCAAGCGCGTTCTGTACCTCACCCGAACCAACAGCCAGCAACGGCATGTGCTCGAAGAGTTTCGGCGTCTTCGAACGGCCGATCCCTCCGCGACGTGGACGGCCGTAGGCCTCCAAGGTCGGCGGCACCTTTGCTTGCTGGCGCGCGAGGACGCCGAGTTCGAGCACGCCTCGACGGACGAGCTTGCGCACATGTGCCGCGACCGCAAGCGCGCGACGGAAGGGGCAGTGGCCTCCGATCCGGACTTGGCAGACGACGCGCTTCCGGTCGTGGGTCCGGCCGATTGCCGTTACTACCGAGCGACCCTCGCGGGACGTTCCGCGGCGCTCCTGTCGCTGGCGCGTCGGGAGGTCCTGTCGGCGGAGGACATCGTCGCCGCCGCCTTGGCGGAGGGCTGCTGCGCGTACGAGGCGACTCGCGAACTGTTGCCGGCGGCGACCCTTGTCGTGGCGTCGTATCCCTATTGGTTCCACGCCCCGCTGCGCCGGGCGCTCCTTTCGTGGATGCGCTGCGGGCCTCGCGACCTCGTCGTGGTCGTGGACGAGGCGCACAACCTTCCGGCGTACGCGCGCGAACTTGGCGGGGCCGAGCTGCCGCTTGCCGCCATCGACCGCGCGCTTGCCGAGACGCGCGAGTTTGGCGACGTCGCCCTGCAGGGCGTCCCTGCGTCACGCCTCCTTTCCGTGCTGCGGGCCGCCGTGGAGGATCTCGTGCGCGAGCACGTGGCCGACGAGGACGGACCGTTGCCCGAAGGGGAGCTGGAGGCACGCCTCCTCTCGGGCCTGCGCACGACGAGCCGAACGCTTGCCAAGGCCGTCGCCGCGTTGATCGCGTACGGCGAGAGCGTGCGGGTCCGCAAGCGCAAGGCCTCGCGCATGCCGCGCTCGTACGCCGGATCGGTCGGCGCCTTCCTCGTCGCGTGGGCCGCCTGCGAGCCGCCCGGATGCATCCAGGTGGTGGCGCGCGACCCGCCTCGTCTCGTCCTTGCCTCGCTGGATGCCGCGGCGGCCTGCCAGCCCCTCGTGGAGGCCCACGCGACGGTCCACTTGTCCGGCACGCTCACGCCGCTGCAGGAATACCGCGACGCCGTGGGCTTGCCGCCTGATACCCGGCTGGCGAGCTTTCCGTCCCCCTTTCCGCCGGAGAACCGTCTTGCGCGCTACGTGCGCGACCTTTCGACGCGCCACGAGGCGTTGTCACGCGATCCCATGCTGTTTCCGCGCCTGGTGGCCCAGATCGATCGCATGGTAAACGGCGCGGGCCGGCCCGCCGCGGTGTTCTTCACGAGCCACGCGCTCATGCGCAAGGCCGCGCGCTTGACGCGGCTTCCGCGCGTGTTCCTCGAAGAGGAAGACCTCGGCCAGGAGGCGCTCATGCGACGCATCCAGGCGTTCAAGCGCGAAGGCGGCGCGCTCTTTGCGGTCCTGGGAGGCCGCATTTCCGAAGGCCTCGACTTTCCCGCCGGAGAGCTCGAGCTCGTGGTCGTCGCGGGGCTACCCTACCCCCGCCCGACCTATCGGCTTCGCGCGCTGGAGCGGTACTTCGACCTGCGGTTTGGCAAAGGGTTCGAGTACGCGATCCACGCGCCCATGCAGCGGAAGGTCCGGCAGGCGGCGGGCCGTCTCATCCGCTCGCCGCAGGACCGCGGCGCGCTTGTGGTTCTCGACGATCGGGCCGAGCGCCTGGCCTCCGTCCTCGACGGCCTGGAGCCCTGCGAGGATCCGCTCCGCGACGTGCTCGACTTCTTCGCGCAGGAGGTTCCGACGCAAAGGCTTTGA
- a CDS encoding LSM domain-containing protein, whose amino-acid sequence MALPLDVLERVMNRRLAVQLKGGRTLEGKLVGYDQYMNLVLEETEERAQETSRRLGTVVLRGNNVETISPRG is encoded by the coding sequence GTGGCGCTTCCCCTGGACGTGCTCGAACGCGTGATGAACCGCCGGCTTGCCGTCCAGCTCAAGGGGGGGCGCACGCTGGAAGGCAAGCTCGTCGGGTACGATCAGTACATGAATCTCGTGCTGGAGGAGACGGAGGAGCGCGCGCAGGAGACGTCGCGACGCCTGGGTACGGTCGTATTGCGGGGGAACAACGTCGAAACGATTTCGCCTCGCGGCTGA